The genomic interval ATCATCAAGGGCGGTGTCCTTGACGGTAAGGCGCTGTCCGCCGATGAGATCAAGAAGCTCGCGGACCTTGAGTCCCGCGAGGTTCTGCTCGCCAAGGTGGCCGGTGGAATCAAGGCGTCGATGGCCAAGGCCGCGGCGACGTTCCAGGCTCCGCTGACGGAGTTCGCCCGCACTGCGGACGCGCTTCGCGCCAAGGTCGAGCAGGGCGGTGCCGGTACGCCGGCTCCCGCCGAGGCCGAGGTGGCGGAGTAACTCTCCGCCCCTGGTCGCAGCGGGCGCGTACGCCCGCCTTCATGTACACCCGGCACCTGCCGAATTAGTGGAAGGACGCCATCATGGCGAAGCTGTCCCAGGACGAGCTGCTCGAGCAGTTCGAGACCCTGACCCTCATCGAGCTCTCCGAGTTCGTCAAGGCCTTCGAGGAGAAGTTCGACGTCAAGGCTGCCGCCCCGGTCGCCGTTGCCGCCGCCGGTGGCGCTGCTGCCGCCGCCGAGGCCGTCGAGGAGCAGGACGAGTTCGACGTCATCCTCACGGGTGCCGGCGAGAAGAAGATCCAGGTCATCAAGGTCGTGCGTGAGCTGACCTCGCTGGGTCTGAAGGAGGCCAAGGACCTCGTCGACGGCACTCCGAAGCCCGTCCTCGAGAAGGTCACCAAGGAGGCCGCCGAGAAGGCTGCCGAGTCCCTCAAGGCCGCCGGCGCGGGCGTCGAGGTCAAGTGACTCCGTTGAGTCTCTGACTCAGCTGTTCTCGTTCTGAAGGCGATCACCCATCCGGGTGGTCGCCTTCAGGCGTTCCCGGGACGCCTGCCTTGCTCTTGGCGCCGTGACGAGTATCGTGATCTTCGCCGTACGCCCCGGGGTGTCCAGGTGCCTCTGCGGCGCCGTGGCCAGTGACGATCTCGGCGGAGGGCGAGGGGGCCTTGACGAACCGCACGAGGCGCGCAATTCTCAGGACGCGTCGTCATACCGATCCGGATCCGAGGCATGGATCGGCGACGTAGAGGGCAGTACTGATATGCGCATACAGCGCGTGGCTTGCCGCAGGAGTTGAGTACAGCGAGGGTCTCAAAAATCCCGCTCTGGACATCAGTGGGCCAAGTGGCTACACTGACCCTTTGCGCTGCCTGTTAGCTGCCTCCTGCCCGTCACCAGGGGCATGCCCACGCTTGAGCATCGATGAGAGAACTTCCATGACCTTGGGATTTCTGTCTCTGTGACCAGCTTGGGACCGGTACGCGCGTAGTGAGTCCGAGCCCTCGGAAGGACCCCCTCTTGGCCGCCTCGCGCAACGCCTCGACCTCCAATACGAACAACGGCGCCAGCACCGCCCCGCTGCGCATCTCCTTTGCAAAGATCAAGGAGCCCCTCGAGGTTCCGAACCTCCTCGCGCTGCAGACCGAGAGCTTTGACTGGCTGCTCGGTAATGCCGCGTGGAAGGGTCGCGTCGAGGCTGCTCTCGAGAGTGGACAGGACGTCCCCACCAAGTCCGGTCTGGAAGAGATCTTCGAGGAGATCTCGCCGATCGAGGACTTCTCCGGGTCGATGTCGCTGACGTTCCGCGACCACCGTTTCGAGCCCCCGAAGAACTCGATCGACGAGTGCAAGGAGCGCGACTTCACGTTCGCTGCCCCGCTCTTCGTCACCGCAGAATTCACGAACAACGAGACCGGCGAGATCAAGTCCCAGACGGTCTTCATGGGCGATTTCCCGCTCATGACCAACAAGGGCACCTTCGTCATCAACGGCACCGAGCGTGTCGTTGTGTCGCAGCTGGTCCGCTCGCCGGGTGTTTACTTCGACTCCTCCATCGACAAGACGTCCGACAAGGACATCTTCTCCGCCAAGATCATCCCTTCCCGGGGTGCCTGGCTGGAGATGGAGATCGACAAGCGCGACATGGTCGGTGTACGCATCGACCGCAAGCGCAAGCAGTCCGTCACTGTCCTGCTCAAGGCTCTCGGTTGGACCACCGAGCAGATCCTCGAGGAGTTCGGCGAGTACGAATCGATGCGCGCCACCCTGGAGAAGGACCACACCCAGGGCCAGGACGACGCGCTGCTCGACATCTACCGCAAGCTGCGCCCGGGCGAGCCGCCCACGCGCGAGGCTGCTCAGACGCTGCTCGAGAACCTCTACTTCAACCCGAAGCGCTACGACCTCGCGAAGGTCGGCCGCTACAAGGTGAACAAGAAGCTCGGCGCGGACGAGCCGCTGAACGCGGGTGTCCTCACCAGCAAGGACATCATCGCCACCATCAAGTACCTGGTCCGGCTGCACGCCGGCGAGGTCGAGACGGTCGGCGAGTCGGGCCGGAACATCGTCGTCGAGACCGACGACATCGACCACTTCGGCAACCGTCGTCTGCGTAACGTCGGCGAGCTCATCCAGAACCAGGTCCGTACGGGTCTGGCTCGTATGGAGCGCGTCGTGCGTGAGCGCATGACGACTCAGGACGTCGAGGCGATCACGCCCCAGACGCTGATCAACATCCGGCCGGTCGTCGCCTCCATCAAGGAGTTCTTCGGCACCAGCCAGCTGTCGCAGTTCATGGACCAGAACAACCCGCTGTCGGGTCTCACCCACAAGCGCCGTCTGTCGGCGCTTGGCCCGGGTGGTCTCTCCCGTGAGCGGGCCGGCTTCGAGGTCCGTGACGTGCACCCGTCTCACTACGGCCGCATGTGCCCGATTGAGACCCCTGAAGGCCCGAACATCGGTCTGATCGGTTCGCTCGCCTCGTACGGCCGCGTCAACGCGTTCGGCTTCGTCGAGACGCCGTACCGCAAGGTCGTCGACGGTGTCGTCACCGACGACGTCGACTACCTGACGGCCGACGAAGAGGACCGCTTCGTCATCGCGCAGGCCAACGCGACGCTCTCCGAGGACATGCGCTTCGAGGAGTCCCGCGTCCTGGTCCGCCGTCGTGGCGGCGAGATCGACTACATCCCGGGCGACGACGTCGACTACATGGACGTCTCGCCGCGCCAGATGGTGTCGGTCGCGACCGCGATGATCCCGTTCCTCGAGCACGACGACGCAAACCGCGCGCTCATGGGCGCGAACATGATGCGTCAGGCCGTGCCGCTGATCACGTCCGAGGCGCCGCTCGTCGGCACCGGCATGGAATACCGCTGTGCGGTCGACGCCGGTGACGTCATCAAGGCGGAGAAGGAGGGCGTGGTCCAGGAGGTTTCCGCGGACTACGTCACCGTCGCCAACGACGACGGTACGTACACCACGTACCGCATCGCCAAGTTCTCCCGCTCCAACCAGGGCACCTCGGTCAACCAGAAGGTTGTCGTCGACGAGGGTGCCCGGGTCGTCGAGGGCCAGGTCCTCGCCGACGGGCCCGCCACCCAGCAGGGTGAGATGGCGCTCGGCAAGAACCTGCTCGTGGCGTTCATGCCGTGGGAGGGTCACAACTACGAAGACGCGATCATCCTCAGCCAGCGTCTGGTGCAGGACGACGTCCTCTCCTCGATCCACATCGAGGAGCACGAGGTCGACGCCCGTGACACCAAGCTCGGCCCGGAGGAGATCACCCGGGACATCCCGAACGTCTCCGAAGAGGTCCTCGCGGACCTCGACGAGCGCGGCATCATCCGTATCGGTGCCGAGGTCGTCGCCGGTGACATCCTCGTCGGCAAGGTCACGCCCAAGGGTGAGACCGAGCTGACGCCGGAAGAGCGTCTGCTTCGCGCGATCTTCGGTGAGAAGGCGCGCGAGGTCCGTGACACTTCGCTGAAGGTGCCGCACGGCGAGGTCGGCAAGATCATCGGCGTCCGCGTCTTCGACCGCGAAGAGGGCGACGAGCTGCCGCCGGGCGTGAACCAGCTGGTTCGCGTGTACGTCGCGCAGAAGCGCAAGATCACCGATGGTGACAAGCTCGCCGGCCGTCACGGCAACAAGGGCGTCATCTCGAAGATCCTGCCGATCGAGGACATGCCGTTCATGGAGGACGGCACCCCGGTCGACATCATCCTCAACCCGCTGGGTGTCCCGTCCCGAATGAACCCGGGACAGGTCCTCGAAATCCACCTGGGCTGGCTCGCCAGTCAGGGCTGGAAGGTCGAGGGCAGCGAGGAGTGGATGGAGCGGCTCAAGGTCATCGGCGCCGACGAGGTCGCCGCCGGCACGAACGTCGCCACGCCGGTCTTCGACGGTGCGCGCGAGGACGAGATCTCCGGTCTCTTCGAGTCCACGATCCCGAACCGCGACGGCAACCGGATGGTCCAGCCCTCCGGCAAGGCCAACCTGTTCGACGGTCGCTCGGGTGAGCCGTTCCCGGACCCGATCTCGGTCGGGTACATGTACATCCTCAAGCTCCACCACCTGGTCGACGACAAGCTCCACGCTCGTTCGACCGGCCCGTACTCCATGATCACTCAGCAGCCGCTGGGTGGTAAGGCTCAGTTCGGTGGCCAGCGATTCGGTGAAATGGAGGTGTGGGCGCTCGAGGCTTACGGCGCCGCTTACGCCCTCCAGGAGCTGCTGACCATCAAGTCCGACGA from Streptomyces spiramyceticus carries:
- the rplL gene encoding 50S ribosomal protein L7/L12, producing the protein MAKLSQDELLEQFETLTLIELSEFVKAFEEKFDVKAAAPVAVAAAGGAAAAAEAVEEQDEFDVILTGAGEKKIQVIKVVRELTSLGLKEAKDLVDGTPKPVLEKVTKEAAEKAAESLKAAGAGVEVK
- the rpoB gene encoding DNA-directed RNA polymerase subunit beta translates to MAASRNASTSNTNNGASTAPLRISFAKIKEPLEVPNLLALQTESFDWLLGNAAWKGRVEAALESGQDVPTKSGLEEIFEEISPIEDFSGSMSLTFRDHRFEPPKNSIDECKERDFTFAAPLFVTAEFTNNETGEIKSQTVFMGDFPLMTNKGTFVINGTERVVVSQLVRSPGVYFDSSIDKTSDKDIFSAKIIPSRGAWLEMEIDKRDMVGVRIDRKRKQSVTVLLKALGWTTEQILEEFGEYESMRATLEKDHTQGQDDALLDIYRKLRPGEPPTREAAQTLLENLYFNPKRYDLAKVGRYKVNKKLGADEPLNAGVLTSKDIIATIKYLVRLHAGEVETVGESGRNIVVETDDIDHFGNRRLRNVGELIQNQVRTGLARMERVVRERMTTQDVEAITPQTLINIRPVVASIKEFFGTSQLSQFMDQNNPLSGLTHKRRLSALGPGGLSRERAGFEVRDVHPSHYGRMCPIETPEGPNIGLIGSLASYGRVNAFGFVETPYRKVVDGVVTDDVDYLTADEEDRFVIAQANATLSEDMRFEESRVLVRRRGGEIDYIPGDDVDYMDVSPRQMVSVATAMIPFLEHDDANRALMGANMMRQAVPLITSEAPLVGTGMEYRCAVDAGDVIKAEKEGVVQEVSADYVTVANDDGTYTTYRIAKFSRSNQGTSVNQKVVVDEGARVVEGQVLADGPATQQGEMALGKNLLVAFMPWEGHNYEDAIILSQRLVQDDVLSSIHIEEHEVDARDTKLGPEEITRDIPNVSEEVLADLDERGIIRIGAEVVAGDILVGKVTPKGETELTPEERLLRAIFGEKAREVRDTSLKVPHGEVGKIIGVRVFDREEGDELPPGVNQLVRVYVAQKRKITDGDKLAGRHGNKGVISKILPIEDMPFMEDGTPVDIILNPLGVPSRMNPGQVLEIHLGWLASQGWKVEGSEEWMERLKVIGADEVAAGTNVATPVFDGAREDEISGLFESTIPNRDGNRMVQPSGKANLFDGRSGEPFPDPISVGYMYILKLHHLVDDKLHARSTGPYSMITQQPLGGKAQFGGQRFGEMEVWALEAYGAAYALQELLTIKSDDVTGRVKVYEAIVKGENIPEPGIPESFKVLIKEMQSLCLNVEVLSSDGMSIEMRDTDEDVFRAAEELGIDLSRREPSSVEEV